A single Gemmatimonadota bacterium DNA region contains:
- the mreD gene encoding rod shape-determining protein MreD — MRLKHAILLFLAFVVDSTWGHEIAIRGIRPDFVLMMLIYGAMGSGAFAGTILGFSVGLLEDFNGSPEHLGLNALCNTLVAYGVGIAGNTLYRDSLSTLLLTLLAASFVHSAMYWLVFTRFQLVESVFLLGTVSLPTMLYTISVALLLIIGLTFRQGQIDVRWLFPE, encoded by the coding sequence ATGCGTCTAAAGCACGCTATCCTACTGTTCCTGGCGTTTGTTGTCGACAGCACCTGGGGACACGAGATCGCCATTCGGGGCATCCGGCCCGATTTCGTATTGATGATGTTGATCTACGGCGCGATGGGATCGGGAGCCTTCGCGGGGACCATCCTGGGCTTCAGCGTCGGGCTGCTGGAGGATTTCAACGGTTCGCCCGAGCATCTGGGACTCAACGCCTTGTGCAATACGCTGGTAGCGTACGGGGTGGGCATAGCCGGAAACACGCTCTACCGGGACAGCCTCTCCACCCTGCTGCTCACGCTGCTGGCCGCCAGCTTCGTCCATTCCGCCATGTACTGGCTGGTGTTTACCCGGTTCCAACTGGTCGAATCGGTTTTTTTGCTGGGAACGGTTTCGCTGCCCACGATGCTCTACACGATCTCCGTGGCGCTTTTATTGATCATCGGATTGACCTTTCGACAGGGACAGATCGATGTCCGTTGGCTTTTCCCAGAATGA
- a CDS encoding PHP domain-containing protein, protein MSVECYIDLHAHSDCSDGVDTPEELVSKARAAGLCALAITDHDAVDGVERARHESARRESARCESARHESARHESARDLEIVPGVELSARDGDSDVHILGYFFDPGNRSLLSYLETFRSQRLHRAKGIVRKLNDLGVPLDLESVIAHAKDGKTSVGRPHIARALVESNQAISIQDAFTRYLGNHAPAYLPKVFFAVEDAIRVIHEAGGAAVLAHPGSLRRDELIPGFVKSGLDGLEVIHPDHSGTARRYYGQLAAKHGLVATGGSDYHGPRADRCGLGGMKVPLHHLTELKRILA, encoded by the coding sequence ATGAGCGTCGAGTGCTATATTGATTTGCACGCCCACAGCGACTGTTCCGACGGCGTCGATACCCCGGAGGAACTCGTGTCGAAAGCCCGCGCGGCGGGCCTGTGCGCACTGGCGATTACGGACCACGACGCGGTAGACGGCGTGGAGCGGGCCAGGCACGAATCGGCCCGGCGCGAATCGGCCCGGTGCGAATCGGCCAGGCACGAATCGGCCCGGCACGAATCGGCCAGGGACCTGGAGATCGTACCCGGTGTCGAGCTCAGTGCGCGGGATGGCGATTCCGATGTGCATATCCTGGGTTACTTCTTCGACCCCGGCAACCGGTCGTTGCTTTCGTACCTGGAAACCTTCAGGTCGCAGCGGCTGCACCGGGCGAAGGGCATCGTTCGGAAGCTGAACGACCTGGGCGTGCCGCTTGATCTGGAATCGGTCATCGCCCATGCGAAGGACGGAAAGACCAGTGTCGGCAGGCCGCATATCGCCCGCGCGCTGGTGGAAAGCAACCAGGCCATTTCGATACAGGACGCCTTTACACGGTACCTGGGCAACCACGCCCCCGCGTACCTGCCCAAGGTCTTTTTCGCCGTCGAGGATGCGATTCGGGTGATCCACGAAGCCGGCGGCGCGGCCGTGCTTGCCCATCCGGGATCCCTTCGAAGGGACGAATTGATCCCCGGTTTCGTAAAGTCGGGCCTGGATGGCCTGGAGGTCATCCATCCGGACCACTCCGGGACGGCCCGGCGCTACTACGGGCAGCTGGCTGCGAAGCACGGACTGGTGGCAACCGGCGGTTCGGACTATCATGGACCCCGGGCGGACCGTTGCGGCCTTGGCGGCATGAAGGTACCTCTGCATCATCTGACTGAATTGAAACGGATATTGGCTTGA
- a CDS encoding rod shape-determining protein, protein MRFTLPDFFSNDIGIDLGTANTLVYVRGRGIVINEPSVVAVNTKTGKVVAVGAEAKVMLGREPPDLKAHRPLRDGVIADFEYTEAMIRYFIRKVLKNSFFIRPRVVACIPSGVTDVEMRAVRDSAERAGAKEVMLISEPMAAAIGCSLPVEEPVGSMIIDIGGGTSEIAVISLGGIVTAKSVRIGGDEMDEAIINHMKNDCNLQIGFNMAEQIKWKLGSAYPVFDRELEMTVKGLDLIDRIPRSVVVDSLAIRRVLSQPLDGVIMAVRQTLELTPAELAADIIDRGIIISGGGSRLPGLDRQITKETKLPVRLDDEPMTSVVRGAGKIIENFAAFETMLSVLKD, encoded by the coding sequence ATGCGTTTTACCCTGCCGGACTTCTTTTCCAATGATATCGGCATCGATCTGGGTACGGCAAATACGCTCGTTTACGTGCGCGGCAGAGGCATCGTCATCAACGAACCTTCCGTCGTGGCGGTGAATACCAAGACCGGTAAAGTCGTTGCCGTCGGCGCCGAGGCCAAGGTCATGCTCGGCAGGGAACCTCCCGATCTCAAGGCGCACCGGCCGTTGCGCGACGGCGTGATCGCCGACTTCGAGTATACGGAAGCCATGATACGGTACTTCATCCGCAAGGTGCTCAAGAATTCGTTCTTCATACGGCCGCGCGTCGTGGCGTGTATCCCCTCGGGGGTGACCGACGTCGAGATGAGGGCGGTCCGGGATTCGGCGGAGCGGGCCGGCGCCAAGGAAGTGATGCTGATCTCCGAACCCATGGCGGCCGCCATCGGCTGTTCACTGCCCGTGGAAGAACCGGTGGGGAGCATGATCATCGACATCGGCGGCGGGACCTCGGAGATCGCCGTGATCTCACTCGGCGGCATCGTGACGGCAAAGTCGGTACGAATCGGCGGCGATGAGATGGATGAAGCCATCATCAACCACATGAAGAACGACTGCAACCTTCAAATCGGCTTCAACATGGCCGAACAGATCAAGTGGAAACTCGGTTCGGCTTATCCCGTGTTCGACCGGGAACTGGAAATGACGGTAAAGGGGCTCGACCTGATCGACCGGATTCCCCGTTCGGTCGTGGTCGATTCCCTGGCGATCCGCAGGGTACTGTCGCAACCGCTCGACGGCGTGATCATGGCGGTGAGGCAAACCCTGGAATTGACGCCGGCGGAACTCGCGGCCGATATCATCGATCGCGGGATCATCATCAGCGGCGGCGGGTCCCGGCTGCCTGGCCTGGACAGGCAAATCACGAAGGAGACGAAGCTGCCGGTAAGGCTCGACGACGAGCCCATGACCTCGGTAGTCCGGGGAGCGGGGAAGATCATTGAGAACTTCGCCGCTTTCGAGACGATGCTGAGCGTCCTGAAAGACTAG
- a CDS encoding valine--tRNA ligase, with protein sequence MAEGLPPQYDPGTVERKWYAFWEEHQFFHADPASGKPPYSIVIPPPNITGILHLGHVLNNTIQDVLIRFKRMQGFETLWMPGTDHAGIATHVVVERMLAERGIDREEIGRERFVKEVWQWREQYGGTIVRQLKELGCSCDWKRERFTMDEGLSRAVLTVFIALFEKKMIYRGNRIIHWCPRCNTALSNEESVPRDEQGSLWRIRYPLADGPGGISIATTRPETMLGDVAVAVHPEDERHAHLVGKRVSLPLTDRSIPIIADAELVDRAFGTGAVKVTPAHDFNDFILGNKHDLPQIVIMDEDGTMNEAAGPAYRGMDRFECRRRIVKDLEDLGLLEGIEGHVHAVRHCQRCDSVLEPRLSRQWFLKTRPLARRLLRALEEDRIPGITPEHWEKTYRHWLENIEDWCLSRQLWWGHRIPVWYCASCGSAHAGIEAPAQCGRCGHGVLHQDEDVLDTWFSSALWPFSTMGWPEHTAELRTFYPTSTLVTGHDILFFWVVRMMMMGYEFMDDRPFDDVYLTSLVRDIKGRKLSKSLGNSPDPLEVMDTYGADALRYAMMLIAPHGQDLLYSNEQVEVGRNFANKMWNAARLVLMHQKPPESGHSASENLWDRWIFSRLDRTVEQATRSLEQYAFHETALLLYDFFWHDLCDWYLEAIKQRLYDETDVASADHARRTALLVLEQTLRLFHPFMPFITEEIWQHLRPYLDDRDAEPAGIVVAPWPESCPDRIRADAEEDIHYVQELIGAIRGVRADFRVHPTREMAVHCRVADPGLIEVLSGQAQAVQSLARCALSFVDGDEARPAGCASGVLRDMEFYIPLSGLIDLEIETDRLSRERTRVEQELEKVRKRLSNGQFVQKAPADVVEKEKDKQNNYEDMIGRLNRNLEMICAG encoded by the coding sequence ATGGCCGAGGGATTACCCCCTCAGTACGACCCCGGAACCGTTGAACGGAAGTGGTACGCTTTCTGGGAAGAGCACCAGTTCTTCCACGCCGATCCGGCTTCCGGCAAGCCTCCCTATTCCATCGTCATACCCCCACCCAACATCACCGGCATACTCCACCTCGGCCACGTGTTGAACAACACGATCCAGGACGTGCTCATCCGGTTCAAGCGCATGCAGGGTTTCGAAACCCTCTGGATGCCCGGAACGGACCACGCCGGTATTGCCACGCACGTGGTCGTGGAACGGATGCTGGCGGAACGGGGCATCGACCGGGAGGAAATCGGCCGCGAGCGATTCGTGAAGGAAGTGTGGCAATGGCGAGAGCAGTATGGCGGCACGATCGTCCGCCAGTTGAAGGAACTGGGTTGCTCCTGTGACTGGAAGCGCGAGCGTTTCACCATGGATGAGGGGCTTTCAAGGGCGGTTCTCACGGTATTCATCGCGCTTTTCGAGAAGAAGATGATCTACCGGGGCAATCGCATCATCCACTGGTGTCCCCGTTGCAATACCGCCCTGTCCAACGAGGAGTCCGTTCCCCGGGACGAGCAGGGATCTTTGTGGCGGATCCGGTATCCCCTGGCAGACGGCCCGGGCGGGATCAGCATCGCCACGACGAGACCGGAGACCATGCTCGGCGACGTGGCGGTTGCCGTCCACCCGGAGGACGAGCGGCACGCGCACCTGGTGGGCAAACGGGTCAGCCTGCCGCTGACGGACCGGTCCATCCCGATCATCGCGGACGCGGAACTGGTCGACCGGGCATTCGGCACGGGCGCCGTCAAGGTGACGCCGGCCCACGATTTCAACGATTTCATCCTCGGCAACAAACACGATTTGCCCCAGATCGTGATCATGGACGAGGATGGCACGATGAACGAAGCCGCCGGTCCCGCCTACCGGGGAATGGACCGGTTCGAGTGCCGTCGCAGGATCGTGAAGGACCTCGAAGACCTCGGCCTTCTCGAAGGGATCGAAGGTCACGTCCATGCCGTCCGCCACTGCCAGCGTTGCGACTCGGTCCTCGAACCCCGGCTTTCCCGCCAGTGGTTCCTGAAGACGCGGCCGCTCGCCCGCCGTCTCCTGCGCGCCCTGGAAGAAGACCGGATACCGGGCATTACTCCGGAACACTGGGAGAAGACCTACCGCCACTGGCTGGAAAACATCGAGGACTGGTGCCTTTCCCGCCAGTTGTGGTGGGGTCACCGCATTCCGGTATGGTACTGCGCGTCGTGCGGAAGCGCGCACGCGGGCATCGAAGCGCCCGCGCAATGCGGCCGTTGCGGCCACGGCGTGCTGCACCAGGACGAAGACGTGCTCGACACCTGGTTTTCTTCGGCCCTGTGGCCCTTTTCGACCATGGGCTGGCCGGAACACACGGCGGAGCTTCGGACCTTCTATCCCACCTCCACGCTGGTGACCGGCCACGATATCCTGTTCTTCTGGGTCGTTCGCATGATGATGATGGGCTACGAATTCATGGACGACCGTCCCTTCGACGACGTCTATCTCACGAGCCTGGTGCGAGACATCAAGGGACGGAAACTGAGCAAATCGCTGGGCAATTCGCCCGATCCCCTGGAAGTCATGGATACCTACGGCGCCGACGCGCTGAGGTACGCCATGATGCTGATCGCGCCGCACGGACAGGACTTGCTTTATTCCAACGAACAGGTAGAAGTGGGGCGCAATTTCGCGAACAAAATGTGGAATGCCGCACGGCTGGTACTCATGCACCAGAAGCCGCCGGAATCCGGCCACTCGGCTTCCGAGAACCTCTGGGACCGCTGGATCTTTTCCCGCCTGGACCGTACCGTTGAACAGGCGACGCGGTCCCTGGAGCAATATGCCTTCCACGAGACGGCGCTGCTGCTGTACGACTTCTTCTGGCACGACTTATGCGATTGGTATCTCGAAGCGATCAAGCAACGGCTCTACGACGAGACGGACGTGGCGTCAGCGGATCACGCGCGACGAACGGCCCTGCTCGTGCTCGAACAGACGCTCCGCCTGTTTCACCCGTTCATGCCGTTTATCACCGAGGAAATCTGGCAGCACCTGAGACCCTACCTGGATGACCGGGACGCGGAACCGGCCGGCATCGTCGTCGCGCCCTGGCCGGAATCGTGTCCGGACCGGATTCGGGCGGATGCCGAAGAGGACATACATTACGTCCAGGAACTGATCGGGGCCATCCGGGGCGTCCGCGCCGACTTCAGAGTCCATCCTACCCGGGAAATGGCGGTGCACTGCCGGGTCGCGGACCCCGGCCTGATCGAAGTACTCTCCGGTCAGGCGCAGGCCGTCCAGTCGCTTGCCCGATGCGCGCTGTCGTTCGTCGACGGTGACGAGGCCCGGCCCGCCGGTTGCGCGTCCGGCGTGTTGCGGGACATGGAATTCTACATCCCGCTCAGCGGACTGATCGACCTGGAAATCGAAACGGATCGCCTTTCCCGGGAGCGGACGCGGGTCGAGCAGGAATTGGAAAAGGTCCGCAAGCGCCTGTCGAACGGCCAGTTCGTGCAAAAAGCGCCGGCGGATGTCGTCGAGAAGGAAAAGGACAAGCAGAACAACTACGAGGACATGATCGGCCGGCTGAATCGGAATCTCGAAATGATTTGTGCAGGATGA
- the mreC gene encoding rod shape-determining protein MreC, which produces MFRFFYILYHHRQYTAFVLAMIISILLLTAAPQRQVGITRTVWLMVLTPFQEAFAFIPSYFNLKSENQLLRQKLVQWRLQAADLEELSYENQRLRGLLSLKEKNRYTYVPAEVIGWNTDQRLNTIVIDVGRSEQIRKYMAVVMEDGVLGRIIEVGLTSSYVQLLTDRNCRISGLVQRSREQGLIRYVNDALYMELPFLADVRIGDRVVTSGLGGTFPSGLPVGSIGQIALDSRKLFKQVSITPAVELNRLEEVFVIAGEETPAAEDSLLTQ; this is translated from the coding sequence ATGTTCCGGTTCTTCTACATTCTCTACCACCATCGCCAGTACACCGCTTTCGTCCTCGCCATGATCATATCGATCCTGCTGCTGACGGCGGCTCCGCAGCGGCAGGTGGGTATCACGCGTACCGTCTGGCTGATGGTACTGACTCCGTTCCAGGAAGCGTTCGCCTTTATCCCATCCTATTTCAATCTCAAATCCGAGAACCAGCTTCTGCGACAGAAACTCGTGCAGTGGCGGTTGCAGGCGGCCGACCTCGAGGAACTCAGTTACGAAAACCAGCGGCTTCGCGGGCTGCTCAGCCTGAAGGAGAAGAACAGATACACCTATGTTCCCGCCGAAGTCATCGGCTGGAACACGGACCAGAGACTGAACACCATCGTCATCGATGTGGGCCGTTCCGAGCAGATACGGAAGTACATGGCCGTTGTCATGGAAGACGGTGTCCTCGGTAGAATCATCGAAGTCGGCCTGACTTCGTCCTACGTACAACTGCTGACCGACAGGAACTGCCGTATCAGCGGCCTGGTCCAGCGAAGCCGGGAACAGGGGCTCATTCGGTATGTAAATGACGCGTTATACATGGAGTTGCCCTTTCTGGCCGATGTCCGAATCGGCGACCGCGTGGTGACGTCCGGCCTGGGGGGGACCTTCCCGTCCGGTCTGCCTGTGGGCAGCATCGGCCAGATCGCGCTGGACAGCCGGAAACTGTTCAAGCAGGTTTCAATTACGCCCGCGGTGGAACTGAATCGCCTGGAGGAGGTGTTCGTGATCGCGGGTGAAGAAACGCCTGCCGCGGAAGATTCTCTACTGACCCAGTGA